The window AACCGGAGCTTTAATTTTAGACACAAGAGGACCTGCAGATTTTCATAAAGGATTTATTCCAAATGCAATCAATATTGGTTTAAAAGGTGATTTTGCACCATGGGTAGGAAATCTGATTGTAGATGTAAAACATCCTTTATTACTGGTTGCAGACGAAGGAACTGAAGAAGAAGTGATCACAAGATTAAGCAGAGTTGGTTTTGACAATGTTTTAGGATATTTAAAAGGCGGTTTTGAAGCATGGAAAAACTCAACGAAAGAAATTGACGAAATAAAAAGAATTTCACCAGCTGAATTTGCAGAAGCATTTAATGAAAATTCAAAAGTGATCGATGTAAGAAAAATCGGAGAATATTCGGCTGAACATATCGACAACGCTTACAGCAGACCTTTAGATACGATTAGCGATTGGGTTTCTACTATTGACGATTCTGAACATTTCTTTTTGCATTGTGCAGGAGGTTATAGAAGCATGATTGCGGCAAGTATTCTTAACTCACATGGAATCAGAAACTTTACTGAAGTAGAAGGCGGATTTAATGGTATCAAAAAAACAGAAAAATTTCCTGTTTCGGATTTTGTATGTCAATCTAAAACTTTGTAAATGAAAATAAAAATAGGTGCGCTAATTCTGGTTTCAGTATTTGCGTTAAACAGTTGCAAAACAAAAGCTGTAACAGACAACAGTGTTAAAACTAATATTAAAGAGCTCGTAAAAAGCTCCGATGTCATTCTGGTTGACGTAAGAATTCCAGAACAATATGCTGAAGCTACAGCAAATGATGCTGTTAATATTCCTTTAGCTGAACTACAGAACAATATTGATACGCTGAAAGGTAAAAAAGTAGTAGTTTTCTGCAACAAAGGAGTACAGGCAGATAAGGCAGTCGAAATTCTAAAGAAAAACGGAGTTGAGGTTTACGATGGTACTACCTGGAAAAACGTAAAAGCTATACAGCAAGAAAAACAGTAAAAACGAAATACGATGTCACAAAAATTCCAAGAAATAATAGATTCTGAAAGACCGGTTTTAATCGATTTTTTTGCCACTTGGTGTCAACCATGCAAAGTGCAGTCGTCGGTTCTGAATACAGTGAAAGAAAATGTTGGCGAAAAAGCCAGAATAATAAAAATTGATGTTGATCAGTATCCTTCAATCGCTTCTCAGTATGGAGTTCGTGGAGTTCCTACCTTAGCAGTTTTCAAAAAGGGAGAATTGCTGTATAAAGAAAGCGGTGTGCATGATGTTAATCGATTGACACAACTTTTGGAACAATACATATAATTGATTTTTAAAAATTTAGCCTAAACATTGGCTTATAAAAAAGGCTTAGATTTTATAATCTAAGCCTTCTCTTTGAAACGATATAAATCCTAAAAAGCATTAATTTTTAATCACTTTCTTAGAAATTTTTTGTCCGTTTTTCAATTGTAATTCAACAATATAAACTCCTTTCTGAAGTTGTTGCATATTGATTGTATTATTTGAAAACTGAATATTCATTTTTTGTCCTACAATACTGGTAACGTTTACTTTATCAATATCAGAATCTGTTTTAATATTTAAAATCCCATTGGTTGGGTTTGGATAAATTCCTACAGC is drawn from Chryseobacterium muglaense and contains these coding sequences:
- a CDS encoding rhodanese-like domain-containing protein, yielding MKIKIGALILVSVFALNSCKTKAVTDNSVKTNIKELVKSSDVILVDVRIPEQYAEATANDAVNIPLAELQNNIDTLKGKKVVVFCNKGVQADKAVEILKKNGVEVYDGTTWKNVKAIQQEKQ
- the trxA gene encoding thioredoxin, with translation MSQKFQEIIDSERPVLIDFFATWCQPCKVQSSVLNTVKENVGEKARIIKIDVDQYPSIASQYGVRGVPTLAVFKKGELLYKESGVHDVNRLTQLLEQYI